One part of the Tunicatimonas pelagia genome encodes these proteins:
- a CDS encoding PhoX family protein, with protein MLPNRRKFLEILTKGTVSASLLPYAVSGCAAKKVNSKSVRGIAPSSDDALVLAEELDYNLLIQWGDPISEQDTFGFNNDFIAFVPDKQKTDEGTLWVNHEYINSLMIHQKAVTGKTKEQVEKEMYAVGGSLVRVKKENSQWSVVPHPDNKRITGLTEIPFNWGTPIEGKRTAMGTLGNCAGGVTPWGTVLTCEENYQHFYSDRSSSNRSITPSTEGWEKFYANPPEHYGWVVEVDPTTGAAQKHVALGRCSHECATVKELADGRLVVYTGDDKNDEHLYKFISSQPGSLREGTLYVANLDVGMWIPVDVNQQPLLMTQFKTQTEALVYLRESAKILGATRLDRPEDIEIDPVSGDVLVALTNNIPRENFFGSILKIEEENGDHAALTFKAATYLTGGEDTGFASPDNMVFDRAGNLWFTSDISGSKMNQPPYSAFRNNGLFLVMRDGPQAGEVIQMASAPVDAEFTGPCFSPDGSTLFLSVQHPGEQSSSLESLTSHWPGEPNSIPRSAVVTIQGALLNQIQQLG; from the coding sequence ATGCTACCTAACCGACGTAAATTTCTGGAAATACTAACTAAAGGCACAGTTTCAGCCTCCTTATTACCGTACGCCGTCAGCGGATGTGCAGCTAAGAAAGTAAACTCTAAGTCAGTTCGGGGCATTGCCCCTTCTTCCGATGATGCTTTAGTGTTAGCTGAAGAGCTGGATTATAATTTATTAATTCAGTGGGGCGATCCTATCAGTGAGCAAGACACTTTCGGATTCAATAACGATTTCATCGCCTTTGTGCCTGATAAGCAAAAAACCGATGAGGGTACCCTGTGGGTGAATCATGAGTACATTAACTCCTTAATGATTCATCAGAAAGCGGTTACCGGAAAGACCAAGGAACAGGTAGAGAAGGAAATGTACGCTGTCGGGGGTTCTTTGGTACGGGTGAAAAAAGAAAATAGCCAATGGTCAGTTGTACCCCACCCGGATAATAAACGCATTACTGGGCTTACCGAAATTCCCTTTAACTGGGGGACTCCGATAGAAGGAAAACGCACAGCAATGGGTACGCTAGGCAACTGCGCGGGTGGAGTTACTCCCTGGGGCACGGTGCTTACCTGCGAAGAAAACTATCAACATTTCTACAGTGATCGTTCTTCTAGCAACCGAAGCATTACGCCGAGTACCGAAGGCTGGGAAAAATTCTACGCCAATCCGCCGGAGCACTATGGCTGGGTGGTAGAAGTAGATCCCACCACCGGAGCCGCCCAGAAACACGTGGCTCTGGGTCGCTGCTCCCACGAATGCGCCACGGTCAAAGAGCTAGCCGATGGGCGACTGGTGGTCTACACCGGAGACGATAAAAACGACGAACATCTGTACAAATTCATCTCCAGCCAACCCGGCTCGCTGCGGGAAGGTACGCTGTACGTAGCCAACTTAGACGTAGGCATGTGGATTCCGGTAGACGTGAATCAACAGCCGCTGCTGATGACGCAGTTTAAGACCCAGACCGAAGCCCTCGTCTACTTGCGAGAATCGGCCAAGATTCTGGGAGCTACGCGGCTCGACCGTCCCGAAGATATTGAGATTGACCCAGTAAGTGGCGATGTGCTAGTCGCGCTGACCAACAATATTCCTCGAGAAAACTTCTTTGGTTCTATTCTCAAGATTGAGGAAGAAAACGGCGACCATGCTGCGTTAACTTTTAAGGCTGCTACGTATCTGACGGGCGGGGAAGATACCGGCTTCGCTTCTCCCGATAATATGGTATTCGACCGGGCGGGCAATCTGTGGTTTACCTCTGACATCTCCGGTTCCAAGATGAATCAGCCCCCGTACAGCGCGTTCAGAAATAATGGTCTGTTCTTGGTGATGCGTGACGGCCCCCAAGCCGGAGAAGTGATTCAAATGGCGAGTGCCCCGGTAGACGCTGAGTTTACGGGCCCCTGCTTCTCCCCGGATGGAAGCACTCTATTTCTAAGCGTTCAGCACCCCGGCGAACAATCGTCGTCTCTGGAATCACTCACGAGCCATTGGCCAGGCGAACCCAATAGTATCCCCCGATCAGCGGTGGTCACCATTCAGGGGGCGTTGCTCAATCAGATACAGCAACTTGGCTAA
- a CDS encoding DUF3299 domain-containing protein: MLRLTIVFLLFIATPGWSQTEITWLTLTDVKFTRKYFEEVDEYLFYPQFGATVKDLEGKEVYLQGYMLPIAPEEDIYILSRYPFASCFFCGASGPESIVELKLKPGHPKFQMDQTVTILGKLRLNQDDINECNFIFEEAEVYED, from the coding sequence ATGCTTAGACTGACGATCGTATTTTTACTGTTTATCGCTACTCCGGGTTGGTCACAAACCGAGATTACCTGGCTAACCCTAACGGATGTAAAATTCACCCGAAAATACTTTGAGGAGGTAGACGAATATCTCTTTTACCCTCAGTTCGGGGCTACCGTGAAAGACCTGGAAGGCAAAGAGGTATACTTGCAAGGCTATATGCTGCCAATTGCCCCGGAAGAAGATATTTACATTCTTTCCCGTTATCCTTTTGCCTCCTGCTTTTTCTGCGGGGCTAGCGGTCCGGAATCCATTGTGGAGTTGAAGCTTAAACCCGGTCATCCGAAGTTCCAAATGGACCAGACGGTAACCATTCTAGGTAAATTACGGCTCAACCAGGATGATATTAATGAGTGCAATTTCATATTTGAAGAGGCTGAGGTTTACGAAGATTGA
- a CDS encoding SusD/RagB family nutrient-binding outer membrane lipoprotein: MKKILSVTVLIISVLFSCTESDFEDAYADPGKLASTSIDRQFTGFLYQNREYVLKAYINYFVVLRTSLNRYMQIIGWENEPNQYIPPSSGSDAVWNNYYGTLFQFRELEKTYNNAPETEQADKKIFMLAAKVYMYDYTQRVTDLYGAIPFLEAGRLSQNGGDYVASLAEFDDPSAIYTFMLDELATIADDLNDIALTDVVQSSFTIQDYVNEGDVDSWRRYCNSLRLRMLTRVQDAPEFSARATTEIGQIVSNAADYPVVEDNDQNIQIDVVDFGTPVNSNITTLENDAEGWYSSFAGQAFLDQMVSTGDPRLPYIWEPGENAEGVYNGIDQLADAADVANDVGDGLIAQFNRGTYARNRFFPGLIINAAEVDLYKAEYYLKSGDDAMGKASYESSVAHSVDHYVRIRAVTNDVGPAPEPITPTEEDVSAYLAGADVSWDAATTNDEKLELIARQKWVHYNIIQPYENWAEFRRLDQIDLVFEPDNSNIQTLPPVRFNIPGSEQTFNEVNYARIAADDDLNNSLFWDLN; this comes from the coding sequence ATGAAAAAGATATTATCAGTAACAGTATTAATTATCTCGGTTCTTTTTTCTTGTACTGAATCGGATTTTGAAGATGCCTACGCAGATCCCGGTAAACTGGCAAGTACCTCGATTGATCGCCAGTTCACAGGATTTTTATACCAAAATAGGGAATACGTTTTGAAAGCGTATATAAACTATTTTGTTGTACTACGAACCAGTTTAAACCGATACATGCAAATTATCGGTTGGGAAAATGAACCCAACCAATATATACCGCCATCGTCTGGCTCAGACGCGGTTTGGAATAACTATTACGGAACGTTGTTTCAGTTTAGAGAGCTTGAGAAAACCTATAATAATGCACCTGAAACTGAGCAGGCCGATAAGAAAATCTTTATGCTGGCTGCTAAGGTATATATGTATGACTATACCCAGCGAGTTACGGATCTATACGGAGCCATTCCGTTCCTGGAAGCCGGAAGACTCAGCCAAAACGGTGGAGATTATGTGGCTTCATTGGCGGAATTTGACGACCCCAGTGCCATCTATACGTTTATGTTGGATGAACTGGCAACGATCGCCGATGACCTGAATGATATAGCGTTGACGGATGTTGTCCAGTCGTCCTTTACTATTCAGGATTACGTGAATGAGGGTGATGTTGATAGCTGGCGTAGGTATTGCAACTCTCTTCGGTTACGAATGCTTACCAGAGTTCAAGATGCTCCTGAATTTAGTGCTCGTGCCACCACTGAGATTGGACAGATTGTAAGCAACGCTGCTGATTATCCGGTCGTTGAGGATAATGATCAGAACATACAGATTGATGTTGTGGATTTTGGTACACCCGTCAATTCAAATATCACTACGCTGGAGAATGATGCCGAAGGATGGTATTCAAGCTTTGCGGGACAAGCCTTTCTCGATCAGATGGTCAGCACGGGAGATCCCCGACTGCCCTATATCTGGGAACCAGGCGAAAACGCAGAAGGGGTTTATAACGGGATTGATCAGCTCGCTGATGCTGCTGATGTTGCTAATGATGTAGGTGATGGTTTAATCGCCCAGTTTAACCGTGGCACCTACGCCAGGAACCGCTTTTTCCCGGGACTAATTATTAACGCTGCTGAAGTTGATCTGTATAAGGCCGAATACTATCTGAAGTCGGGTGATGATGCTATGGGTAAAGCCTCCTATGAATCGTCTGTCGCTCATTCGGTAGATCACTACGTAAGAATCAGAGCTGTAACCAACGATGTTGGTCCGGCTCCTGAACCAATCACTCCAACTGAGGAAGACGTATCCGCCTACCTGGCCGGAGCTGACGTAAGCTGGGATGCTGCTACTACGAATGATGAAAAATTAGAACTTATCGCTAGACAAAAGTGGGTTCACTACAACATTATTCAACCTTATGAAAATTGGGCAGAGTTTAGACGATTGGATCAAATTGATTTGGTTTTTGAACCTGATAATAGCAATATTCAAACGCTACCTCCGGTTCGTTTCAACATTCCTGGTTCCGAACAAACTTTCAATGAAGTAAATTATGCCAGAATAGCAGCCGATGATGATTTAAATAATTCGTTGTTCTGGGACCTAAACTGA
- a CDS encoding ABC transporter permease, with translation MNIFRLSLRNMTSRPLSTTLSLVLLTLGVGMIALLLQVNRHIQQQMENNIRGIDMVVGAKGSPLQLILSAVYHIDAPTGNIALHEAEQLQNNRLVAYGIPLSYGDSYEGYRIVGTDHQYPELYAATLAEGQLWQAPFEVTVGATTANLLNLKIGDNFVGAHGLTEGGEVHDEHAYQVVGVFDYTNSVLDQLILTATESVWAAHHHEEEHEGEEHGHGEEEERHEHQEGEEHHEHEEEHKHEEGEEHHEHDGEHEHDEHEEEREITAMLVKFRSPMGIVQLPRRVNEDTNMQAAVPAYEISRLFSLMGVGVDTLSTIALVIMAVSGLSVFISLYNALKDRQYEMALMRTYGASRWQLVGLVLQEGLLLTLVGFLLGILVSRLGLWLISGLMEASYHYSFSGWGWLVEEWWLLVSALAIGLLASLLPAIRVFRINISKTLADA, from the coding sequence ATGAATATTTTCCGCCTCAGCTTACGAAATATGACCAGCCGTCCGCTCAGTACTACCCTGAGCCTGGTACTGCTAACACTAGGTGTAGGCATGATCGCTTTGTTGTTGCAGGTGAACCGCCATATTCAGCAACAGATGGAAAACAATATTCGGGGTATCGACATGGTGGTAGGAGCCAAAGGTAGTCCTCTGCAACTGATTCTCTCAGCGGTCTACCATATTGATGCCCCTACTGGTAACATTGCCCTGCATGAAGCGGAGCAACTTCAAAACAATAGGCTGGTAGCTTATGGTATTCCCCTTTCCTACGGAGACAGCTATGAGGGCTACCGGATTGTCGGTACCGATCATCAGTACCCTGAACTCTACGCTGCTACACTTGCTGAAGGCCAGCTCTGGCAAGCTCCTTTTGAAGTGACGGTGGGAGCGACGACAGCCAACCTCCTGAACCTGAAGATTGGCGACAATTTTGTGGGGGCGCACGGACTAACCGAAGGTGGGGAAGTGCATGACGAACACGCGTATCAGGTAGTAGGCGTATTTGACTACACCAATTCAGTACTGGATCAACTGATTCTTACCGCTACTGAAAGTGTATGGGCAGCCCACCACCATGAAGAAGAGCATGAGGGGGAAGAGCACGGACACGGAGAAGAAGAAGAACGCCATGAACATCAGGAGGGAGAGGAACATCATGAGCATGAGGAAGAACACAAACATGAAGAAGGGGAAGAGCACCACGAACACGATGGAGAGCACGAACATGATGAACACGAAGAAGAGCGGGAAATTACTGCAATGCTGGTGAAGTTCCGAAGCCCGATGGGGATAGTACAACTTCCCCGTAGGGTGAACGAAGACACCAATATGCAGGCGGCAGTGCCCGCTTATGAGATCAGTCGGCTGTTCAGCCTGATGGGGGTTGGGGTAGATACGCTCAGCACTATCGCACTAGTGATTATGGCTGTTTCAGGACTTAGTGTTTTCATCAGCCTGTACAACGCCTTGAAAGACCGACAGTACGAAATGGCTTTAATGCGAACCTACGGAGCCAGTCGTTGGCAGTTGGTAGGGTTGGTACTCCAGGAGGGTTTATTGTTGACCTTGGTCGGTTTTTTGCTGGGTATTTTAGTGAGTCGTCTGGGGCTATGGTTAATATCCGGTCTGATGGAAGCGAGCTACCACTACTCCTTTTCAGGATGGGGCTGGTTGGTCGAAGAATGGTGGTTACTGGTGAGTGCTTTAGCTATTGGGCTACTAGCTTCCCTACTTCCAGCGATTCGCGTATTTCGTATCAACATCTCCAAAACATTAGCCGATGCTTAG
- a CDS encoding DUF2855 family protein encodes MVVIKALDFTVKIDELQKHQLVAKTYSDEISSNQVLLKVDKFSFTSNNITYGIVGERMSYWKFFPTQSGYGIIPAWGFASVIISNHPDVKVGQRFYGYYPMSTHLLVTIDHVSSKGFVDKTEHRQGLPPIYNFYTNTEHDPNFTPETENLISIFRPLFITSFLIDDHLAAQDFYQATQLIVTSASSKTAQAVACLLAHRKKEDGLRFNLLGLTSNKNVAFVKQLGWYDQTMSYDEISHLNASEKSIVVDFTGNYQTQFQLQTLLNGNLVYNCLVGLVDWQNLTGENPLPQKGKLFFAPTYAEKRQKEWGAAKFHQNTGMAWQQFIDAIQPIISIEEHSGTEGLEQLYLDTLNGKIDPRHGNIVRLNKRGD; translated from the coding sequence ATGGTAGTTATTAAAGCGTTAGACTTTACAGTGAAGATTGATGAGCTTCAAAAACACCAGCTCGTAGCCAAAACCTATTCTGATGAAATATCATCAAACCAAGTCCTCTTAAAAGTCGATAAGTTTTCGTTTACCTCCAACAATATCACCTATGGTATCGTAGGGGAGCGAATGAGCTATTGGAAATTTTTTCCAACTCAATCTGGCTACGGAATTATTCCAGCCTGGGGCTTTGCCAGCGTCATTATCTCCAATCATCCGGATGTAAAGGTGGGCCAGCGATTTTATGGCTACTATCCAATGAGTACCCATTTACTGGTGACCATTGACCATGTTAGTAGCAAAGGTTTTGTGGATAAGACTGAGCACCGTCAAGGACTACCACCAATCTATAATTTCTATACCAATACAGAGCATGACCCTAATTTTACCCCAGAAACTGAAAACCTGATTTCCATATTTCGTCCCTTGTTTATTACATCTTTTTTGATCGATGATCATTTGGCAGCGCAGGATTTTTACCAAGCCACTCAACTAATCGTCACCAGTGCATCTAGCAAAACTGCTCAAGCAGTGGCGTGCCTGTTAGCGCATAGAAAAAAAGAGGACGGATTGAGATTCAACCTTTTGGGGCTTACCTCAAACAAAAATGTAGCATTTGTCAAGCAACTAGGTTGGTACGATCAAACAATGAGTTACGACGAAATTTCTCATCTGAATGCTAGCGAAAAATCCATTGTCGTGGATTTTACCGGCAATTACCAAACTCAATTTCAATTACAAACGCTGCTAAATGGCAACCTGGTCTATAACTGTTTGGTAGGACTGGTTGATTGGCAAAATCTAACAGGCGAAAACCCATTACCTCAAAAGGGAAAACTCTTCTTTGCTCCTACGTATGCCGAGAAGCGACAAAAAGAATGGGGGGCAGCAAAGTTTCATCAAAACACTGGAATGGCTTGGCAACAGTTTATAGACGCTATTCAACCAATAATCTCAATTGAAGAACATAGTGGAACTGAGGGGCTGGAACAGTTATATTTAGATACGTTAAACGGAAAAATTGACCCTAGACACGGTAATATCGTGAGGTTGAACAAACGTGGCGACTGA
- a CDS encoding ABC transporter ATP-binding protein, translated as MLRLIALLATFGWNITLMFKTHSLSFAYNQQASFHFPDIELDAGGNLLILGESGIGKTTLLHLMAGLLQPQSGRVELMGTLIHELSSSQLDCFRGSHIGLVFQRLHFVRALSLQENLALVQHLARKPVDKSRIKDVLDGLGIGHKLSEKPHRLSQGEQQRAAIALAVVNRPQLILADEPTSSLDDKNANRAARLLQEQAFTTEAQLIIITHDQRLKAQFSNTLTL; from the coding sequence GGCTGGAATATAACGTTGATGTTCAAGACTCATTCACTGTCTTTTGCTTATAACCAACAAGCAAGTTTCCACTTCCCGGATATTGAGCTGGATGCTGGGGGAAATCTGCTGATATTGGGTGAGTCAGGGATCGGTAAAACCACCTTATTGCACCTAATGGCGGGGTTATTACAACCTCAGTCAGGCCGGGTAGAACTCATGGGTACTCTCATTCATGAACTTTCTTCAAGTCAATTGGACTGTTTTCGGGGTAGCCATATTGGTTTGGTGTTTCAACGACTCCACTTCGTCCGCGCCCTTTCTTTGCAGGAAAACCTAGCTTTGGTGCAACATTTGGCTCGGAAACCAGTAGACAAATCGCGCATCAAAGATGTGCTCGACGGCTTGGGAATTGGCCATAAATTATCCGAAAAACCGCATCGGCTCAGTCAGGGTGAGCAACAACGGGCAGCTATTGCGCTGGCGGTAGTCAATCGCCCTCAACTTATCCTAGCCGATGAGCCTACCTCTAGCCTGGACGATAAAAACGCCAATCGGGCAGCCCGCCTGCTACAAGAACAGGCGTTCACCACTGAAGCACAGTTAATCATTATCACCCACGACCAACGGTTGAAAGCGCAGTTTTCCAATACCCTGACGTTATGA
- the bla gene encoding class A beta-lactamase, subclass A2 — translation MAKKSLLSILFFLLVFTQGYSQETKTLRLKIEDIISSKNAIVGVAINGMDVKDTLSINGQRHFPMQSVFKFPIALTVLSEMDKGNLSFDQKIDIKKSELLPGLWSPIREKYPEGGTLTIAEILEYTVALSDNVGCDVLLNLLGGPQVVENYFSSLGFKDFSVKINEETMQNNWDLQFLNWTTPKEANRILATFYENKSGLLSEESYDFVWDVMKGTKTGKGRLKGQLPKETVIAHKTGWSGAHKETGITAAVNNIGIVFLPNGKHFTISVFVTESAENLETSEKIIADISKATWDYFTDK, via the coding sequence ATGGCAAAAAAATCACTTCTATCAATCTTATTTTTCTTACTAGTTTTTACACAAGGGTATTCGCAAGAAACCAAAACATTAAGACTGAAAATAGAGGATATTATAAGTTCTAAAAACGCGATTGTTGGAGTTGCGATTAATGGGATGGACGTTAAAGACACGCTGAGTATTAATGGTCAAAGGCACTTTCCGATGCAAAGTGTATTCAAGTTTCCCATTGCGTTGACCGTTTTATCTGAAATGGACAAAGGCAATCTTTCTTTTGACCAAAAAATTGACATCAAGAAAAGTGAGTTATTACCTGGGTTATGGAGTCCAATACGAGAAAAATATCCAGAAGGGGGCACACTTACCATAGCGGAAATTCTAGAATATACCGTTGCTTTGAGTGATAATGTAGGTTGCGATGTACTGCTAAACCTTCTTGGAGGGCCTCAAGTGGTAGAAAACTACTTTTCTAGTCTCGGTTTTAAAGATTTTTCGGTTAAAATAAACGAAGAGACTATGCAAAATAATTGGGATTTGCAGTTTCTAAATTGGACAACGCCAAAAGAAGCAAACAGAATATTAGCAACATTTTATGAGAACAAAAGCGGGTTGCTCTCCGAAGAAAGCTATGACTTTGTGTGGGATGTAATGAAAGGAACCAAAACAGGTAAGGGCCGATTAAAGGGACAATTGCCTAAAGAAACGGTAATTGCTCATAAAACAGGGTGGTCAGGAGCACATAAAGAAACAGGAATAACGGCCGCAGTCAATAATATTGGGATTGTTTTTCTGCCCAATGGAAAGCACTTCACCATAAGCGTTTTTGTCACTGAATCAGCAGAAAATCTTGAAACCAGTGAGAAAATAATAGCTGATATTTCGAAAGCAACTTGGGATTATTTCACAGACAAATAG